The Lampris incognitus isolate fLamInc1 chromosome 4, fLamInc1.hap2, whole genome shotgun sequence genome segment agacatgttagcccctagctaacgagtctgaccctttagccgagcggttagtgatgtcgcccttgtggtgcagtacaccccgtatcgaatcccgcaccgggcaagaaaataatcggttacacACGTaatactgacttgacttgacttgacttgacacataACGTTGGCATCACATCCAGAGGGTggtaaaaaaacccaacaacaaacgAAATGGCTGCATTATATCAACCTTGCTGATGCTGTCTGGTATGAGGGAGGAGTTCTGCACCATGAACAGACGCTATTATGATGTGAAGAGTGAGAGGGAAAACCTCCACTCGCCATTGCCTGTGTAACGCTGCTTCGGTTCTGGTTATCATACATATGCACACCTacgtcgttaccacagcaaccaatGCAGATAGCTTAAAGATGCCTGAACACACAAATCCAACCTGTTCACTTGCAAATAACACGTGGGCAGTCAGTCCTAAGGGTCGGAtttgaggggggtggggaggtggattTGCCTGCAATATAGCGCACGTTTACTTTATTTTACTTTAACTTGTGAAATCTTTAGAtatattttggattttttttcctcaaatTTAAGCTACCCATTTTGTGCCCCAATTGAGTGGTTATTGTAAATCTGTCACCGCTTGGCTTCCCTGCCCACCTGGCACGTGTTTACAACCACAATTACATGTTGCATGACTATCCATCCCGGAAGAGGGATCCTTCTTCTGACgctcttcctgagttttctcccaCCAGAATCAAGGTTCTAAAGACAGGGGGGGTGTCATACATCTGGACCTGATTGCAAAGGCTTCTGGGAATGAATTGTGACAAACGAGGTGACACAGTGATCTTTCAGCCTGGCACTGAGGATAAGCCTTGGCATTCGCAGTAATACAGAGAAACACAGACGTGCTTGTGGCAACATTCCTGTCAAAAATCCCAAATGCTGCAACGGCAGTGATGCGCTTTACATCACCCAGCAGTGGCTGGTCCACCAGAAGGGGTACAAGCGGTCTGCTCTCCCCTGTTGTTGGTGGCTTCGAAAGGCTTCCTGGGAAGTGTCTGCCAGAACGGACCGTAACCGGAGTCTTTGAGATTGGCACGTCAACGTGGACACACTGACGCACAGTCAGCTGCGAGTTTGATAGGCCGCTGCAGCGGCGCCGCAGTCACGCCCCCCCCTGACGCGTCACAGCAGCCTCACCCTTCTGACCAATCAGAGAGGGGGAGGCTGGTATCCGGGAGACGATGAACGGCACTTGGCCAAACGGCAAGGGGACGATCACAAACAGGACggtagaaaaaataaaataaaataaaacacaaactCCATGCGTTGCTATGGTGACGTATCGTTtgcaggaaggaaaaaaaaaacaacctaaacTGTACACACGTATTTTGTGTTGGGTTTTATTTAATTATGTACAGCAATTCCGTCAACTCGCGTACCCGTAAAATCTTATGGTCCAAATCCGCCGTGTTTTCCGTTCCGTGACGTGCTACGTAACATCCGGTGGTAAATTCCGTCGCCAAGGACGGcgaaaaaaacttttttaaaacttttttttaaatacctttATTATTCAAACAAAATTTGGCCGTAACAGCGACAAATTAGCAAATATTACAACTCAGATTGAGCTATcacgttttttattttttttagtgttTCACAAAACACTACaaaaatgaggaaaaaaataaaaataataagatAAAAagaccccaccaaaaaaaaaaaggcaaaaagttaaaatatttccACTTCGGACGGCAGCAACCTGCGCTCAGCCACAATCGTGACTTCCGGTTGGCCGTCTGCCGTTTACCGGATTCGACGTGAATGTAGCGGGATTGCGGCGTCAGGGAAGGGGGCGGAGCTCCCCGCTGCCAGTCCAATTTGCACACCGACTCTCCCTTGAATGAAAACGGAAACGGCGACCTGCTCCGCCTGTCATTTATGAGCCGGAAGAAGGAGAAGCGCTTCCCGTGAACGGCGCTCCTCCTCATTCATGGAATGATCTGAGGCGCGCGTGCGTTCTGACGGACGCGGATCCTGGGCAAACCTCGAATATCTAGGCACCAAGTCCGGACGTGGATCCTGGGCAAACCCCGAATATCTAGGCACCAAGTCCTGAACGAGGCCCAGCTGGAGTAACTTAAAGCATCATTTTTACACTAATAGACTATAAACGGTAATACGTCATACTGTCTTCGTGGCATTATAACGGCTCTTGGACAGAGGTGGCCACATCTTAATAGATATACTCCAGCTATCAGTACAACAGTGCCGCACAAGAACAGTCTTGGTGTATTTAAGGGATTATCTGGTTTTCTAGTATGTGCAGAGTATAACAATAAGAGTTTCAGCAGTTATGATGGGCAGACTCGTGCATGAGTAAAGCTGGTTTGGATGGAGGGAAGGAGGATGCAGAAAGACAGGGTGGATGTTTTTGGTCGCGTTCCTTCAAAATCTAGATCACTTTTGCTCATTGTTCCAAAGTTACGTATTGTGGCTTCAAATCAGTCtatgtccccccccaccccccgtcatgGTGTTGGCATGTCTGGAGGCGAGCCACAGGTCCAGTTTGCATTGATGGGCAGTAAAATAACTGCAGCGCTGTCCGGCGTTCAACTAAGCTGCAGCTTCTGTAGCAAGTTGCTATATCTAATGTGTCCTTGGGTAGCCATGTGTCTCAAAAGCTAATAACACCTTAGCAGATATACAATCCAACGAGACAGCACCGGCGGCTCAATTTAATCTTAAAATCAATTATCCACGAGACGGGTGCTTCTTATCATTAAAGATTCAATGTTTTGCATGGGTCTGAATATTAAATGACTCGTTCAAGGTGATAAATGATCATCGATAAAGGTAAACGTGGTTTATTGGTTTATACTGTGATTTTTGAATGCTTCCGCTTTTAAAACCTCACAGCTCACTTCACCGTGACTGGAGCAGCTCCTTTGAATGTCTCTtcgaaacaggacagcaggtTTCAGTCCCCACTGTGTTAATATGTTCTCACAGATATTGTCCTGACTGATAATCACTGGAATGAAATGTGTGAGTTATGTTTTAAGGAGGGCTTTCCCCAATAAGCAGTACGGGATCAACAGCTGTTCTTACATGTAAGCACATCGGAGACTTAAAATGTACCTGGTCTTCTCCGGCCTTCGTTACTAGCCCGCGCTTAGTATCAGTTTTCAGAGAGTAATGGCATCGGCCATTTGAGATAGACTAGAGACTATCATCTTTCTCAGAGGTGGTGTAGAAACTCCATCCTTCAGTCATTCAAGTGGGTGACAGGGGCTTCGTCGAGCTCCTTCTCTGGAGCTTCTCGGGAAAATGGAGCGAGGCGTCTCTGCTGCGCTGGGGCACACGGCTTCCTCTCCAAATGTCTGctcccttcttcttcctcctcagcCTCCCTCACAGACACTTACCTTGTGaggcaaaaaaaaatgttgtctCGTATGTGGCCGCGGCCATTGAAGCAGTTGAAAGACTAAATCTTGTGTTGATACGTTATCGTCTCGGCTGTCCTGTTTCTGCGTCGATAGCACATAACTGGTTATCTTCAGAAATGACCTCGGTCCGAGACGTGGAAGATAAACGTCAAGTTCTGAATATCTGCATTTTGCAGCTTTTCGTGATGTCAAggtgaatttttttttgtgttttttgacaAGTTCCCTTGCGAGCCTTCGACTTTCAGTTATGGGTTTGAGGTGAGAGGGGTAGGCCATTACAGGTTGGGTTGTTGTCTGCTGGACTGTGTTGACATGAAAGTTCCACCGTCATTCAGTTGGGACAATATTCAGCTTTTCCACTAAATTGTGAAGCCATATCGCCAACAATAGAAAGCGATGTATGCATAGTAAATGTAGATCATGTCAAGCAGTGTACTACTTTGAATTTATTGGCTTTTTAGGCCATCGTGTGCGACTGGGTGAGACACCGTTATTGTTAAGATGTGTACATCCTGTTGGGGTTGTAATGGACCGACCAACGCCCCCACTCGCATGTGTTCACGGACCCCATTGAGCGTCTCTCGGTTGTAATTTATGTACTTTATATATTTATGAAGTGTTTTCAGCCAGGAGTTGAGTTACGGGTTGATAGTCTTACAGGCGGTGCTTGTGTTTCACACTACGATGGAGAGAGGACTGGTGTGGTGCAAGCAGCAGATGGAGGGATGCAGGAACCTGGTGGGAAACCAAGCATTTCCCCTTCCTCCTCCACCCTCGACCAACTTCAAACTATTTGCTCCGGGAACATTCAGACATGCCTCCTTAATTAACTGCGCTGCTGTTCCCAACTCATCACATCCGGTCAATATCGCTACGCCCGCTGTGTTGATGACGGGGATACATTCATCTCTGCAGGCAGGAGGATTACTGCTCCTTTACTAATGATACAGCCTTCCACCAAAATCTGTCTATCCACCCAGcagtctagctagctagctagctagctagctatctaatgTGTCTGTCTAAAGTTTATGCTGCCTAGAAATAGATTGTTCAAACTTTATCGACATTGTTTTTTGTCTTTCAGTTGCCTATAGTCATTTTTATTTCTTCAAATATTTCAGTTTAATATTGCAAACAACTTCACAACATACAAAATGAATAATATTAACCCAGAAACATGTCAatgaataaattatatatatatatatagtatatatatatatatatgtactctTGTATATCTTGTCCTCTGGTggggataaaaaaataaacagcAAAGCTTTGACAACAGCACCTTGACATAGTAATTCCAACATTACCTTGAGAAGTTTAGAACAGTAAACAGATAAATTACTTGAGAGGAAaaccgttgttgtttttttttctttcctttttttttttcctgctgagcATGTAAACGGAATGTTTTGGTCGGTATCatatccttttcttttcttttctttttttctcttttcttttgtaAGCGGAGAATTTCTCGATTCACAATTGAAGCAGCATGCAAGCTTTTAAAGATGGAAGTGTCCTCTCGCCTTCCTCGCCTGCTCGTCCCTTCCCCTTTTTCCTAATTCTTGGCAACGTAAACAGATCACAATGTCTCGAGGAATGTGATATAGTAATTTAAACTGGGCACAAATGACTgatcagattttttttaattgtttacaaggTCATGAATATGTTCAATAAATAGACTGTAGTATCACTTTTACTGTATAaacttcatcttttttttttttttacatgcagtCCATAAAATTTTCATCTGACGGAATAATTTACCCTGTTATGTATATATACAAATAGATAGTATCTctttattctctttttttttaaactcttcaATAAAATCTATACATTTTATACACTATCTCCCTCTTTTAATGGTCAGTGTGCATACACATGAAGTGTCTATCCGTATAAACCGCCAGCCGATCTTCTTTTTGCTATCCATGGTGAGCGCGCGCACATAGGACTGGGTTGTCCTGCATTGGGAATTATAATGCCGCTTGTCTATTCCTCGACAACCCTCCTTTGTGTACCCCATGGGGTTGCATTTGGTCTCATAAAAGTATTGCTTCAGTTGGCCGTTGGGGACCGGGACCTTCTCCATGACGGTAACTGTCTGCCCAGACATGTCTATTGCCGTCTTTTTATCCACGGCCGTCACCCACTGACTAATACTGTCACACACGCTGAGCTCGCCACGCCGCGAGGGGTCGGAGTGTCGCCGCACCCTCATGGACATGTTGGCGGCGTCCAGATAGTTTTTGTATTCCTCCAGGAGAAAGAGCAACGGCGGCTCCAAAGGCACTTGGTTGCTGATCATCACCCGTGAGTCGTACAGATCGACATCCTTCGACCCCGCGGCGGCCGCCGAGGACGCTGGGCCTCCGCCTCCCTGACCCTTGCTGTCGGGCCCCTGTCCCAACTGGGCCGCCTCTTCCTCCACCTCCAGCAGCTCCTCTATCACTTGCTCGAACGTGTCTGTGAGCGAGGGCAGTGCTCCGCGCTGGCCTGGCCCGCCCCCGCTTTGCGGAGTCCCGTGGCCCCGCGCGGCCGTCACGGCGGCGCCCAGGTAGCCGTCCGTCCGGTGGCTCCGCATGCCCGGGGCATCTCTCAGGGGCGCAGCTCTCATGCAACTGAAGTATGAAATAACCATAGTAAGGAACAGGATGGTCATCACTCTTCTAACCTGGTGGAACTGCATGAGGGGAAACAGGAAAAACAGGGAGGGAAGAGGATAAGACAGTTAGTCATACACCCTCGAGGACTTCAACTGGTCCGCAGCGCCTCAGCTTATATTGTTAAggtttttcttttcctctctccaaGCTGAAGAGAGCCCTCAGAAAAGCCCAATTTTATGCCATTTCACATCTCTGCAGCTTTAATACCATCGCTAAACTAGTAAGCAGGCCTAGCCGGTAAACCTAGCGACCTTTATCATACACCTTGTATTTATAGCAGCCATCTATGCCATCAAGTGCCGTGTCGTTCTGCTACGTTACTGCGGTCCTGTTACCAGGCTCTTCCCATATGAAGCTTGTCCTGGATCTCATCTGCTGGCAGCCGTTCAGAACAGCTGACCTGAGCGTCGCAGACCAGCAGTAGCAGTACTTACAAaagcaacaagtcctccaacccatacgaccacagaggccgtccatccatccatcctttattcaaactgctcatcctgctctcggggtcacggggacgctggaggctatcccagcagtcattgggtggcaggcagggggacaccctggacaggccaccaggccatcgcaaggcctccccccctctctctctgtatatatatatatatatatatatatatatacaacgcTGTACCTGATAATAGGTTTGGATATCCAAGCCTGACTCAttcgacccacaggagcgtttcctaaattagcgcccctaccggtggcaggagatatgccacagacacttttcgcctctgtgcattgcgGGTTTTtaatctacttgttgacatcctttttacaatgcctcatagacaggctaataaaggtaaatAGTCAGTAAATAGTGAGAAAAACAATttcagaacaacagaatatgtagtcagtgcgatTTTGTGCTGTTTCGCCGTcaagtatagtaactaagattgctattggcagcacgaccgctagaggtcgcttaactttaaaacggaACTATAGGTGGTAATAAGATGCTTGTacaacgacctatggggtcgtttttgcaGAGACGTCATTCAGTCTGAGGAGGGAGCCCAATGCTTTTCAAACAGCCCCATTTAGACTACAGACCATATAGAAGCACCACTATTATTTCTAACGACCAGAAGTTATTTGCCCTCTTTGACCCTGTCTCACTCATTTCATTTCTTTTtgttatccccccccttttctccccaattgtacccgaccaattaccccactcttccgagccgccccggtctctgctccaccccctctgccgatccggggagggctgcagactaccacatgcctcctcccatacatgtggagtctccagccgcttcttttcacctgacagtgaggagtttcgccagggggacgtagcgcgtgggaggatcacgctattccccctcctccccgaacaggcgccccgaccgaccagaggaggcgctagtgcagcgaccagggcacacacccacatccggctccccgagcaagccggaagtaacgcggggattcgaaccgctcaTTTCATTCTTTTTAAAGGTTACACAAAAACCCCCTCACATTCGATATGGACATCAGTTCAGGATATATAAAAACTCACAGAAAACACAGGAACACACTACAGTTTGGGCAGCAACATTCCAGTCCGGCCTCTGCTGTCCTATTCTGCTCCAAAAGCTAAACCCGGACTCGTCGTCTGTCAGACGTACTTCCTGCCGGGTTCAGCCTGACTCGGTGTTCTcgggctgagctatgttttcctcTGCCATGGCTCCACCAGTCTGCACTGACAGGTCGGCACGATACGACTGAAGCAACGCTTAACCCAGCGGGCCGTCCGGTTCCCCCGGTGCACTACAATTACTCTCACACGGACACGCTCAAAACACTGACGGGTTGGACATCTTTGACTGACAGCTGACAATCACCGAAGGGACTTCTGAGagcttccccccctcccccccctcctgtATCACAGCCTTGAGGACAGACAGGCTGCTGGCAGACTGCAGACTGGTAATCTGCTGAATGACTGGATGCtaaagcggggggggggcggggggcggggggggggctggcaggtgGATGCTGAGGGGACGACGGGAGGAAGAATCGGGAGGGCAGGAAGAAGTGAACGACGGTCAGAAAAATgcgtcatccctccatccctgcccTCTTTCGAGTCGTCGGCTCAGGGCTGTGAGGAGCAGCTCCGCTGGAAAGCTAGCcagagggggggggcggggggccgcGGGAGAGCGCAGCCCCAGATTTTTTTTAGCCCAAAATATGCGCATCCTGAACGGGTTCATCCCCGGCACGTACGCGTCCCTTACCTTTTAAGCAGCTCTAAGACTCACAGCAAATCAGCGCGCTGGCGGGCGGGCATCCCATGGCCGCGGACGTGAAGGCAGACAAGCGCGACAAGAGGTCTAGATCTGGTCTTCCGGAGGGGGGGCAGGTAAAAATAGCCCGGCCGAAGCGCTGGCTGCTCCCTGCATGCTGTCCTTCTCGCGCCCCAGCCAGCCTGATGCGGGACTACACGCCGTGCGGACTCGCTCTCCCTCCGAGCAGGACGGACGGAAGGACCTGAGCAGAAGGGAGGAGCAAGCCCCCACCTTAAAAGCCCTCTTTTTCATTCTTAATTGGCGTCTGGGGCCGTGGCTGCAATTAAGCAACGCCACAGTGACTGCCATAGAGATATGCGCTCTATAAATAGACGTGCCGGGAGTCTCACAGTCTCTTTTCAGAATATCACATCCTTCTTGCTAATGACCCACTCGGTCCCTCAGCTCGGTGACGCGCTCCtccagagtgtgagagagtgtgttgggggggggagggggaggaggaggaggaggggggagcacGGCATTTTTCCTCTCGCTGAGAAAAACAACAGTAAAGATGaccggggagggggagggggggggaagcaaGAGCCAATAATAACCAAGCAGCCTTGATTCTGGACAAATCTCTTCTAAAAGAGGGACTCGAACCAACGAGCAGCTGAATACTCGGACGGTCAGGGGAACAGGCGGCGAGGAAGGCAGCCGATCACGTGATCCACCGGATCACAGCCAGTCACGTGCTGTTGGCGTGTGCGTGTCTGTCAAGTGCGTTTAAtccgacatcatcatcatcatcatcatcatcatcaacatccaACCACAGACGCCCTTCCTCTCCCGGATTAGAGGAATGCaagattatcgttattattattagtattaatattattattatcgtcactattatgattatgattattatttgcAGAGGGGAAGGCGACATGCTTCACGCTGGAAAGGCTGCCGACGAAGTGCTGCATCCTCCCCCGACAGACCACAGGGGTAATATTGCAGTAACGGGgggcggggaggagggggggaagaaAGTGCCAGCGTCATTTCACAGCAAAACAACCGCGGATGACGTCTTTCTCAGGTCTCCATGGGGGAGGAAAGGGAGGAGGTGGTTGGAGGAggtgggttgggggtgggggtgggggttaatGCCACTCATCAGCGTGCAATTGCTTGCCACTCCTCTGGGTATCCTCACACCGGGAACAACAAACGATTTTTATTTCTATCTCTTGCGATTTCCTGTTTCCATCAGGAGAATCGATACGGCTTTATGCCCTCCATCAGCGATCTGCTGAGACGCGGCGCGGCCGCTGAATCACTTAACTGCTGCGGGACCGCCTGTTATCATCCTGTCATCCTGTCATCCTTCCCTCCTACCATCCTACCATCCTGTCATCCTTCCATCCTATCATCCTGTCATCCTTCCCTCCTACCATCCTGTCATCCTTCCATCCTATCATCCTACCATCCTGTCATCCTTCCATCCTGTCATCCTTCCCTCCTACCATCCTGTCATCCTTCCATCCTATCATCCTACCATCCTGTCATCCTTCCATCCCGTCATCCTTCCATCCTACCATCCTGTCATCCTTCCATCCTACCATCCTGTCATCCTATCATCCTGTCATCCTTCCATCCTATCATCCCGTCATCCTGTCATCATCCTTCCCTCCTACCATCCTGTCATCCTTCCATCCTATCATCCTGTCATCCTTCCATCCTATCATCCTGTCATCATCCTTCCCTCCTACCATCCTGTCATCCTTCCATCCTATCATCCTgtcatccttccatccttccatcctaccATCCTGTCATCCTGCCATCCTGTCATCCTTCCCTCCTACCATCCTGTCATCCTgtcatccttccatccttccatcctaccATCCTGTCATCCTGCCATCCTGTCATCCTTCCCTCCTACCATCCTACCATCCTGTCATCCTTCCATCCTATCATCCCGTCATCCTGTCATCCTTCCCTCCTACCATCCTGTCATCCTTCCCTCCTACCATCCTGTCATCCTTCCCTCCTaccatccttccatccttccctcctaccatccttccatcctaccatccttccatccttccctcctaccatccttccatccttccctCCTACCATCCTTCCCTCCTaccatccttccatccttccatcctaccatccttccatccttccctCCTACCATCCTGTCATCCTTCCATCCTATCATCCTTCTATCCTTCCCTCCTACCATCCTGTCATCCTTCCATCCTaccatccttccatccttccctcctaccatccttccatccttccctcctaccatccttccatccttccctCCTACCATCCTGTCATCCTCCCATCCTACCATCCTATCATCCTGTCATCATCCTTCCATCCTATCATCCTGTCATCCTTCCATCCTATCATCCTATCATTCTATCCTCCTTCCATCCTGTCATCCTATCATTCTATCATCCTACAATCCTACCATCCTGTCATCCTTCCATCCTACCATCCTATCATCCTGTCATCATCCTTCCATCCTGTCATCCTATCATCCTTCCATCCTGTCATCCTGTCATCCTTCCATCCTATCATCCTTCCATCGTTCCATCCTGTCATCCTATCATTCTATCATCCTTCCATCCTACCATCCTACCATCCTGTCATCCTATCATTCTATCATCCTTCCATCCTGTCATCCTATCATCCATCATTCTTCCATCCTATCATCCTACCATCCTTCCATCCTATCATCCTACCATCCTATCATCCTGTCATCCTATCATTCTATCATCCTACCATCCTATCATCCTTCCATCCTACCATCCTATCATCCTTCCATCCTATCATTCTATCATCCTTCCATCCTATCATCATATCATCCTTCCATCCTACCATTCTATCATCCTTCCATCCTATCATTTTACCATCCTACCATTCTATCATCCTACCATCCTATCATCCTATCATCTTACCATCCTTCCATCCTATCATCCTACCAtcctatcatccatcatccatcatccatcatccttccatcctatcatccttccatcctatcatccatcatccttccatcctatcatccttccatcctatcatccatcatccatcatcctt includes the following:
- the bdnf gene encoding brain-derived neurotrophic factor, whose amino-acid sequence is MTILFLTMVISYFSCMRAAPLRDAPGMRSHRTDGYLGAAVTAARGHGTPQSGGGPGQRGALPSLTDTFEQVIEELLEVEEEAAQLGQGPDSKGQGGGGPASSAAAAGSKDVDLYDSRVMISNQVPLEPPLLFLLEEYKNYLDAANMSMRVRRHSDPSRRGELSVCDSISQWVTAVDKKTAIDMSGQTVTVMEKVPVPNGQLKQYFYETKCNPMGYTKEGCRGIDKRHYNSQCRTTQSYVRALTMDSKKKIGWRFIRIDTSCVCTLTIKRGR